The Ranitomeya imitator isolate aRanImi1 chromosome 3, aRanImi1.pri, whole genome shotgun sequence genome has a window encoding:
- the PDCD6IP gene encoding programmed cell death 6-interacting protein, with translation MAAFISVPLKKTSDTDLVKPLTKFVVNTYPSGDEQAEYVRAVDELHKLRRSAVGRPQDKHESSLEAVMRYYDQLCSVEPKFPWADGQLCLSFTWKDAFDKGSLFGGSVKLSLPSLGYEKTCVLFNVGALASQIASEQNLDNDEALKAASRYYQLASGAFSHIKDTVLSSLSREPTVDISPDTMGTLSVIMMAQAQEVFFLKATRDKMKDAIIAKLANQAADFYGDAFKQCQYKDVLPKEVFPVLAAKHCLMQAHADYHQSVLAKQQKKFGEEISRLQHAADLVKTVTSRYDEYITVKDLSDKIQRALTAAKKDNDFIYHDRVPDLKDLDPIGKAPLVKPTPVSVPMSQKYTDLFEKMVPVSVQQSMSLYNQRKADLINGTIARMRDATTLCNGVLASLNLPAAIEDVSGDSIPQSILQKSKAVIEQGGIQTIDQLIRDLPELLLRNKEILEASLKFLDEEEATDNELKSKFKERWQRTPSIDLYKPLRSEGANLHNILDKAIAADAQVKDRYQFQREAIAILCKGEADLNASIPSANPAKTMQGSEVVIALKSLLAQLDDVKKEREQLENDIKSVNFDMTTKFLTALAQDGAINEEALSVTELDRIYGGYTDRVQKNLSKQEELIGQIQVSHQEFSKMKQSNSEANLREEVLKKLAAGHDSYIELVANLREGTKFYNDLTEILLKFQGKCSDIVFARKTERDELLKDLQQSIAREPSAPSMPAVPSYQTAASSSAGGTSSLPTPAPRTVYTNKQPPPRPPPPAVPTSAPVPFSAAQNMNPALGGATAPAPVQPPPGTVPSQAQGPPFPTYPGYTGYYGMPMPVGYNPYMYGQTMPPYLYQPQAGQAPYPTQPSGYPCPQPPFFPPQQ, from the coding sequence ATGGCCGCCTTCATCTCCGTGCCCCTGAAGAAGACGTCGGACACCGACCTGGTGAAGCCGCTCACCAAGTTCGTGGTGAACACGTACCCGAGCGGCGACGAGCAGGCCGAGTACGTGCGGGCGGTGGACGAGCTGCACAAGCTGCGGCGGAGCGCGGTGGGGAGGCCGCAGGACAAGCACGAGAGCTCGCTGGAGGCCGTCATGCGCTACTACGACCAGCTCTGCTCCGTGGAGCCCAAGTTCCCGTGGGCGGACGGCCAGCTGTGCCTCAGCTTCACCTGGAAGGACGCGTTTGACAAGGGCTCCCTGTTCGGCGGCTCGGTGAAGCTCAGCCTGCCCAGCCTGGGCTACGAGAAGACCTGCGTGCTCTTCAACGTCGGGGCCCTGGCCAGTCAGATCGCCTCCGAGCAGAACCTGGACAACGACGAGGCCCTGAAGGCGGCCTCCCGGTACTACCAGCTGGCCAGCGGGGCCTTCTCGCACATCAAGGACACCGTGCTGTCCTCCCTCAGCCGGGAGCCCACTGTGGACATCTCCCCCGACACCATGGGCACCCTGAGCGTCATCATGATGGCCCAGGCCCAGGAGGTCTTCTTCCTCAAAGCCACCAGAGACAAGATGAAGGATGCCATCATAGCCAAGCTGGCCAACCAGGCTGCTGACTTCTATGGAGATGCCTTCAAGCAGTGTCAGTACAAAGATGTGCTGCCCAAGGAGGTGTTCCCGGTGCTGGCTGCCAAGCACTGTCTCATGCAGGCCCATGCGGACTACCACCAGTCAGTCCTGGCCAAGCAGCAGAAGAAGTTTGGGGAGGAGATCAGCAGGTTACAGCATGCCGCCGATCTGGTGAAGACTGTCACCTCCAGGTACGATGAATACATCACTGTTAAGGATCTGTCTGACAAAATCCAGCGAGCACTGACAGCCGCCAAAAAAGACAACGACTTTATCTACCACGACAGAGTCCCAGACCTCAAAGATCTTGATCCTATCGGAAAAGCTCCTCTTGTGAAACCCACTCCTGTCTCCGTCCCCATGAGCCAGAAGTACACAGACCTGTTTGAGAAGATGGTACCTGTGTCTGTACAACAGTCAATGAGTCTTTATAACCAGAGAAAGGCCGATCTGATCAACGGCACCATTGCCAGGATGAGAGATGCCACCACTTTATGTAATGGGGTCCTTGCCTCTCTGAATCTTCCTGCTGCCATCGAAGATGTTTCTGGTGACAGTATACCTCAGTCTATATTACAGAAATCAAAGGCTGTGATTGAGCAAGGTGGGATCCAGACCATTGATCAACTAATCAGAGACCTTCCAGAGCTGCTCCTGCGAAACAAAGAAATTCTGGAAGCATCGCTTAAGTTCCTGGATGAGGAAGAGGCGACCGATAATGAACTGAAATCAAAATTCAAAGAAAGGTGGCAAAGAACGCCTTCTATTGATCTGTACAAGCCTCTGAGAAGTGAAGGCGCCAACCTGCATAATATCTTGGATAAAGCCATTGCAGCAGATGCACAAGTGAAAGACCGTTATCAGTTTCAGCGTGAAGCCATCGCAATCCTGTGTAAGGGAGAAGCCGATCTCAATGCATCCATTCCTTCTGCCAACCCTGCAAAAACCATGCAGGGCAGTGAGGTGGTCATCGCCCTGAAGTCTCTGCTGGCCCAGTTAGACGATGTAAAGAAGGAGAGGGAGCAACTGGAGAATGATATAAAATCTGTTAATTTTGACATGACAACCAAGTTTCTCACTGCTTTGGCACAAGATGGAGCCATCAATGAAGAAGCTTTATCAGTGACTGAGCTTGACAGAATCTATGGGGGCTACACAGACCGCGTGCAgaagaacctgagcaagcaggaggaGCTGATTGGTCAAATTCAAGTGTCTCACCAGGAGTTTTCCAAGATGAAGCAGTCAAACAGTGAGGCCAACTTAAGAGAAGAAGTCTTGAAAAAACTAGCTGCCGGCCATGATAGTTACATCGAACTTGTAGCTAATCTGAGGGAAGGAACCAAATTTTACAACGACCTGACAGAAATCCTGCTGAAATTCCAGGGTAAATGCAGTGATATTGTATTTGCCCGGAAAACCGAAAGAGATGAGTTACTGAAAGATTTGCAGCAAAGTATTGCAAGAGAGCCAAGCGCTCCATCAATGCCCGCTGTACCAAGTTACCAGACTGCTGCTTCATCGTCTGCTGGTGGCACATCGAGCCTTCCAACACCAGCTCCAAGGACTGTCTACACCAACAAGCAGCCTCCaccacgtcctcctcctccagcgGTCCCCACAAGTGCGCCCGTCCCTTTTAGTGCAGCTCAGAATATGAACCCTGCCCTAGGAGGTGCCACTGCTCCAGCACCTGTACAGCCTCCTCCGGGCACTGTACCATCGCAGGCACAGGGTCCCCCATTCCCGACCTACCCAGGATACACAGGGTATTATGGTATGCCTATGCCTGTTGGCTATAATCCATACATGTATGGCCAAACCATGCCCCCTTACCTATACCAACCACAGGCTGGCCAGGCACCTTACCCAACTCAACCATCCGGTTACCCCTGCCCACAGCCTCCTTTCTTCCCACCTCAGCAATAA